In Mixta intestinalis, the following are encoded in one genomic region:
- the fliG gene encoding flagellar motor switch protein FliG has protein sequence MSLTGTEKSAVLLMTIGEDRAAEVFKHLSTREVQHLSAAMANMRQVSHQQLAEVLREFEADAEQFAALSLNSNDYLRSVLVKALGEERAATLLEDILETRETTSGMETLNFMEPPAAADLIRDEHPQIIATILVHLKRSQAADILALFDDRLRHDVMLRIATFGGVQPAALAELTEVLNSLLDGQNLKRAKMGGVRTAAEIINLMKTHQEEAVMEAVREFDGELAQKIIDEMFLFENLVDVDDRSIQRLLQEVESESLLVALKGAEQPLREKFLKNMSQRAADILRDDLANRGPVRMSMVENEQKAILLIVRRLAESGEMVIGGAEETYV, from the coding sequence ATGAGTCTGACCGGTACTGAAAAAAGCGCCGTCCTGCTGATGACAATTGGCGAAGATCGCGCAGCTGAGGTGTTCAAACATCTCAGCACCCGCGAAGTGCAACACCTTAGCGCGGCGATGGCCAATATGCGCCAGGTCTCGCATCAGCAGCTGGCGGAAGTGCTGCGCGAGTTTGAGGCGGATGCCGAGCAGTTTGCCGCACTGAGCCTTAACTCCAACGACTACCTGCGTTCGGTGCTGGTCAAGGCACTGGGCGAAGAGCGCGCCGCCACGCTGTTGGAAGATATTCTGGAAACGCGCGAAACCACCAGCGGCATGGAAACGCTCAACTTTATGGAACCACCGGCGGCGGCCGATCTGATCCGCGACGAACATCCGCAGATTATCGCCACCATCCTGGTGCATCTGAAACGTTCGCAGGCGGCGGATATCCTCGCCCTGTTCGACGATCGTCTGCGTCACGATGTGATGCTGCGTATCGCTACCTTCGGCGGCGTACAGCCTGCGGCGCTGGCGGAGCTGACCGAAGTGCTCAACTCGCTGCTTGATGGTCAGAACCTCAAACGCGCCAAGATGGGTGGCGTGAGAACCGCAGCGGAAATTATCAACCTGATGAAAACGCATCAGGAAGAGGCGGTAATGGAGGCGGTACGCGAGTTCGACGGCGAGCTGGCGCAGAAAATTATCGACGAGATGTTCCTGTTCGAAAACCTGGTGGACGTGGACGATCGCAGCATCCAGCGCCTGTTGCAGGAGGTGGAATCGGAGTCGCTGCTGGTGGCGCTGAAGGGTGCCGAACAGCCGCTGCGCGAGAAGTTCCTCAAAAACATGTCGCAGCGCGCCGCCGATATTCTGCGCGACGATCTGGCCAACCGCGGCCCGGTACGCATGTCGATGGTAGAGAACGAACAGAAAGCGATCCTGCTGATTGTCCGTCGTCTGGCGGAAAGCGGCGAAATGGTGATTGGCGGTGCCGAGGAAACCTATGTCTGA
- the fliH gene encoding flagellar assembly protein FliH — MSDAFSSRPWQRWQPDDLMRFEQSVSEPLPELDIADSGDEETELPSPASQLEQIQLQARLDAHAQGYAEGQHKGFQDGKQSGYDAGFQQGLAEAQQQQAPIQARMQQLVTEFQHTLEALDSVIASRLLQLALEAARQVIGQATAVDGSALLRQIQQMIQQEPMFNGKPQLRVHPDDLQRIEQTLGPTLDLHGWRLLADNSLHPGGCKLSAEDGDLDASVATRWHELCRLAAPGEL; from the coding sequence ATGTCTGATGCGTTCTCTTCCCGTCCGTGGCAGCGCTGGCAGCCTGACGATCTGATGCGTTTCGAACAGTCGGTCAGCGAACCGCTGCCGGAGCTGGATATTGCCGACAGCGGCGACGAAGAAACAGAGCTGCCCTCCCCGGCCTCGCAGCTGGAGCAGATCCAGCTACAGGCGCGGCTGGATGCGCACGCCCAGGGCTACGCCGAAGGGCAGCATAAGGGCTTTCAGGACGGCAAGCAGTCGGGTTACGACGCTGGTTTCCAGCAGGGGCTTGCGGAGGCGCAGCAGCAGCAGGCACCGATCCAGGCGCGTATGCAGCAGCTGGTCACCGAGTTTCAGCACACGCTGGAAGCGCTCGACAGTGTCATCGCTTCGCGCCTGTTGCAGCTGGCGCTGGAGGCGGCGCGTCAGGTGATTGGCCAGGCCACTGCGGTTGATGGCTCTGCTCTGCTGCGCCAGATCCAGCAGATGATTCAGCAGGAACCGATGTTTAACGGCAAACCACAGCTGCGGGTGCATCCTGATGATTTACAACGCATTGAGCAGACGCTCGGCCCGACGCTCGATCTGCACGGCTGGCGTCTGCTGGCAGATAATTCCCTGCATCCCGGCGGCTGCAAACTGAGTGCGGAAGATGGCGATCTCGATGCCAGCGTGGCGACACGCTGGCATGAGCTGTGCCGCCTGGCGGCACCGGGAGAACTCTGA
- the fliI gene encoding flagellar protein export ATPase FliI yields MTTRLSRWLGSLDAFEQRIAEVPNVRRYGRLTRATGLVLEATGLQLPLGATCVIERHDGKQITEVESEVVGFNGQKLFLMPLEEVEGILPGARVFARGDGAQIGKQLMLGPQLLGRVLDGSGRPLDGLPAPETGYRAPLITPPFNPLQRTPITDVLDTGVRAINALLTVGRGQRMGLFAGSGVGKSVLLGMMARYTKADVIVVGLIGERGREVKDFIENILGSEGRARSVVIAAPADVSPLLRMQGAAYATRIAEDFRDRGQHVLLIMDSLTRYAMAQREIALAIGEPPATKGYPPSVFAKLPALVERAGNGIDGGGSITAFYTVLTEGDDQQDPIADSARAILDGHVVLSRRLAEAGHYPAIDIEASISRAMTALIDEAHYARVRQFKQLLSSYQRNRDLISVGAYAAGSDPQLDKAIKLWPMLESFLQQGIFEQSRYDDACLHLQAIFG; encoded by the coding sequence ATGACAACCCGTCTTTCCCGCTGGCTCGGTTCGCTGGACGCCTTTGAGCAGCGTATCGCGGAGGTGCCCAACGTGCGCCGCTACGGACGCCTGACGCGTGCCACTGGCCTGGTGCTGGAGGCGACCGGCTTGCAGCTACCGCTCGGCGCTACCTGCGTCATTGAACGTCACGACGGCAAGCAGATTACCGAAGTGGAAAGCGAAGTGGTTGGCTTTAACGGTCAGAAGCTGTTCTTAATGCCGCTGGAAGAAGTCGAAGGCATTTTGCCCGGCGCACGCGTTTTTGCACGCGGCGACGGTGCCCAGATCGGCAAACAACTGATGCTAGGGCCGCAGCTGCTGGGCCGCGTGCTGGACGGCAGCGGACGTCCGCTTGATGGCCTGCCCGCGCCGGAAACCGGCTACCGTGCACCGTTGATTACGCCACCGTTTAACCCGCTACAACGCACGCCGATTACCGACGTGCTGGATACCGGCGTGCGGGCGATTAATGCGCTGTTAACCGTAGGACGCGGGCAGCGCATGGGGTTGTTCGCCGGTTCTGGCGTAGGTAAATCGGTGCTGCTCGGCATGATGGCACGTTACACCAAAGCGGACGTGATCGTGGTAGGGCTGATCGGCGAGCGCGGACGCGAAGTAAAGGATTTTATTGAGAATATCCTCGGCAGCGAAGGCCGGGCGCGTTCGGTGGTGATTGCCGCCCCGGCGGACGTGTCGCCGCTGCTGCGTATGCAGGGTGCCGCTTACGCCACGCGCATCGCCGAAGATTTCCGCGATCGCGGTCAGCATGTATTGCTGATTATGGATTCCCTGACCCGCTACGCCATGGCGCAGCGCGAGATTGCGCTGGCGATAGGCGAACCACCGGCGACCAAAGGCTATCCCCCTTCGGTCTTCGCCAAACTGCCCGCGCTGGTCGAGCGCGCCGGTAACGGCATCGACGGCGGCGGTTCAATCACCGCTTTTTATACCGTTCTGACCGAAGGCGACGATCAGCAGGATCCAATTGCCGACTCGGCGCGCGCCATTCTCGACGGCCACGTCGTGCTGTCACGTCGTCTGGCAGAAGCGGGACATTATCCGGCCATCGATATAGAAGCCTCAATCAGCCGGGCAATGACCGCGCTGATCGATGAGGCGCACTACGCCCGCGTACGCCAGTTTAAGCAGCTGCTCTCCAGCTATCAGCGCAACCGCGATCTGATCAGCGTCGGTGCTTACGCCGCCGGTAGCGATCCGCAGCTGGATAAAGCCATCAAGCTTTGGCCGATGCTGGAATCTTTTCTGCAACAGGGCATCTTCGAGCAGAGCCGCTATGACGACGCCTGCCTGCATTTGCAGGCGATTTTTGGTTGA
- the fliJ gene encoding flagellar export protein FliJ, giving the protein MAKANSAMETLRDLAQKEVEEAAIRLGTMRRAQQQADEQLTMLLNYQDEYRHRLNDNLSSGIASSRWSNYHQFIQTLEKAIEQHRHQLAQCTQKVEQALNAWRNKQQRLHAWETLQARSQANELLQENRLDQKRMDEYAQRASLRKGE; this is encoded by the coding sequence ATGGCAAAAGCAAACAGTGCAATGGAAACCCTGCGCGATCTGGCGCAAAAAGAGGTGGAGGAAGCGGCCATCCGGCTGGGTACGATGCGTCGCGCCCAGCAGCAGGCTGACGAGCAGCTCACCATGCTGCTGAACTATCAGGATGAATATCGCCACCGCCTGAACGATAACCTCTCTTCCGGCATTGCCAGCTCGCGCTGGAGCAACTACCACCAGTTTATTCAGACGCTGGAAAAGGCGATTGAACAGCATCGACACCAGCTGGCGCAGTGTACGCAAAAGGTCGAGCAGGCGCTGAACGCCTGGCGCAATAAGCAACAGCGGCTGCACGCCTGGGAGACGCTACAGGCACGTTCGCAGGCCAACGAACTACTACAGGAAAACCGTCTCGATCAGAAACGGATGGATGAGTATGCCCAACGGGCATCATTGAGGAAAGGCGAATGA
- a CDS encoding flagellar hook-length control protein FliK, with protein MIKLPTSVNPLSVDSGAVPSATFGGDGKTASTLPEAFLTLLGNRLLTLAPQAGNDATPTVGTKKTPTEKVPPTELSSLLAALEKPDALNALLMPEKTKESDKDADDKQRLKPETLSTADQQALQALFAMLPAPQQQPQRVQSSELTLEAEAGAVGLPGAQIGNLQKALTPANAPIASAQADGEKTTLSAALPGNSTTPASASNADGDSQPVFQTALNGVSPDEKKENKESVPMHALNTLSAVMNSASAVTTAPMPSATAMTPGTPQINAQLGSPEWQQAVSQQVLMFNRNGEQKAELRLHPEDLGVIQISLRLDNDQAQLSMVSGHSQVRAALEAALPHLRNALAENGINLSQSNVSSDAFPQSQSFSGQQEPRQERSSGAFSLTPEADEELTPLAVPASLQARAAGSSAVDTFA; from the coding sequence ATGATTAAGCTGCCAACATCGGTTAATCCCCTCAGCGTCGATAGCGGTGCTGTCCCTTCTGCCACCTTCGGCGGCGACGGCAAGACGGCCTCCACGCTGCCGGAAGCGTTTTTAACGCTGCTCGGCAATCGTCTGCTGACATTAGCGCCGCAGGCCGGAAACGACGCGACACCGACCGTCGGGACAAAAAAAACGCCGACGGAGAAAGTACCGCCAACCGAACTCAGTTCGCTGCTGGCGGCGCTGGAGAAGCCGGATGCGCTGAATGCGCTGCTGATGCCGGAAAAAACTAAAGAGAGCGACAAGGACGCCGATGATAAGCAGCGGCTAAAACCGGAGACGCTCAGCACGGCCGATCAGCAGGCGTTACAGGCGCTGTTTGCCATGCTGCCTGCGCCGCAGCAACAGCCGCAGAGAGTACAAAGCAGCGAGCTGACGTTGGAGGCTGAAGCTGGCGCTGTCGGCCTGCCGGGAGCGCAGATTGGCAACCTGCAAAAAGCATTGACGCCAGCTAACGCGCCGATCGCTTCAGCGCAGGCTGACGGTGAAAAAACCACGTTAAGCGCCGCGCTACCGGGTAACAGTACCACGCCCGCTTCGGCCAGTAACGCTGATGGCGACAGCCAGCCTGTTTTCCAGACAGCGCTGAACGGCGTATCGCCGGATGAGAAAAAAGAGAATAAAGAGAGTGTGCCGATGCATGCGTTGAATACGCTGTCGGCGGTGATGAACAGCGCCAGCGCCGTCACCACAGCGCCGATGCCCTCAGCCACCGCCATGACGCCAGGCACACCGCAGATTAACGCGCAGCTGGGCAGCCCGGAGTGGCAGCAGGCGGTCAGCCAGCAGGTTCTGATGTTCAACCGTAACGGCGAGCAGAAAGCCGAGCTGCGGCTGCACCCGGAAGATTTAGGCGTGATTCAGATCAGCCTGAGGCTGGATAACGATCAGGCGCAGTTGAGCATGGTTTCCGGTCACAGCCAGGTGCGCGCCGCGCTGGAGGCGGCCCTGCCCCATCTGCGCAACGCGCTGGCGGAGAACGGCATCAACCTGAGCCAGAGCAACGTCAGCAGCGACGCCTTCCCGCAGAGCCAGAGCTTCAGCGGGCAGCAGGAACCGCGTCAGGAGCGTTCGTCGGGCGCATTCTCCCTGACGCCAGAGGCTGACGAAGAGTTAACGCCGCTGGCGGTTCCCGCCTCCCTGCAGGCGCGTGCGGCGGGTAGCAGCGCTGTAGATACATTCGCCTGA
- the fliL gene encoding flagellar basal body-associated protein FliL, with product MSDNAKAKGRKRSILIPVLLVVTLAACSVAGYAVWRMMNKTGGHAESVKVEPPAAPVFFALDTFTVNLVNADNDPDRVLYVGFTLRLPDEATRLRMNDYLPEVRSRLLLLLSRQDALKLATEPGKQALVEQIKQVLAPPLVKGQPAQVVSDVLFTAFILR from the coding sequence ATGTCTGATAACGCGAAAGCCAAAGGCCGCAAACGTTCCATCCTGATTCCGGTGTTACTGGTTGTAACGCTGGCCGCTTGCAGCGTGGCAGGCTATGCAGTCTGGCGAATGATGAATAAAACCGGCGGACACGCGGAGTCCGTAAAAGTGGAACCGCCTGCCGCACCGGTCTTTTTTGCTCTTGATACGTTTACGGTTAACCTGGTCAATGCGGATAACGATCCCGATCGCGTGCTGTACGTGGGCTTTACCCTGCGTCTGCCGGATGAGGCGACGCGTCTGCGGATGAATGACTATCTGCCCGAAGTGCGCAGCCGCCTGCTGCTGCTGCTGTCACGCCAGGATGCATTAAAGCTGGCAACGGAGCCGGGCAAGCAGGCGCTGGTAGAACAGATTAAGCAGGTGCTGGCACCGCCGCTGGTTAAGGGCCAACCTGCGCAGGTAGTCAGCGACGTGCTGTTTACCGCCTTCATTTTGAGGTGA
- the fliM gene encoding flagellar motor switch protein FliM, translated as MGDSILSQAEIDALLNGDSESAEDEKNKSTGDDNIRPYDPNTQRRVVRERLQALEIINERFARQFRMGLFNLLRRSPDISVGAIKIQPYHEFARNLPVPTNLNLIHLKPLRGTALFVFSPSLVFIAVDNLFGGDGRFPTKVEGREFTHTEQRVIRRMLKLALEGYSDAWKAIYPLDVEYVRSEMQVKFTNITTSPNDIVVTTPFHVEIGNLVGEFNICIPFSMIEPLRELLVNPPLENSRQEDRHWRETLVKQVQHSELELIANFADVSLRLSRILQLKPGDVLPIEKPDRIIAHVDGVPVLTSQYGTLNGQYALRVEHLINPILNSLNEEQPDE; from the coding sequence ATGGGCGATAGCATTCTTTCCCAGGCTGAGATTGACGCGCTTCTCAACGGCGACAGTGAAAGCGCGGAAGATGAAAAAAATAAGAGTACGGGCGATGACAATATTCGCCCCTACGATCCCAATACCCAGCGTCGCGTGGTGCGCGAACGTCTGCAGGCGCTGGAAATTATCAACGAACGTTTTGCGCGCCAGTTCCGTATGGGGCTGTTTAACCTGCTGCGTCGCAGCCCGGATATCAGCGTCGGCGCGATCAAGATTCAGCCGTACCATGAGTTCGCCCGCAATTTGCCGGTGCCAACTAACCTGAACCTGATCCACCTGAAGCCGCTGCGCGGAACCGCCCTGTTTGTGTTCTCGCCCAGCCTGGTTTTTATCGCGGTGGATAACCTGTTCGGCGGCGATGGACGTTTCCCTACCAAGGTAGAGGGACGCGAATTTACCCATACCGAACAGCGCGTGATCCGCCGCATGCTTAAGCTGGCGCTGGAAGGCTACAGCGACGCCTGGAAAGCGATCTATCCGCTGGATGTGGAGTATGTGCGTTCGGAAATGCAGGTGAAGTTTACCAACATCACCACCTCGCCGAACGACATCGTGGTAACGACGCCGTTTCATGTCGAGATCGGCAACCTGGTGGGGGAATTCAACATCTGTATTCCCTTCAGCATGATTGAACCGCTGCGCGAGCTGCTGGTCAATCCGCCGCTGGAGAACTCGCGCCAGGAAGATCGCCACTGGCGCGAAACGCTGGTGAAACAGGTGCAGCACTCCGAGCTGGAGCTGATCGCCAATTTCGCCGACGTTTCTCTGCGCCTGTCGCGCATTTTGCAGCTGAAGCCGGGCGACGTGTTACCGATCGAAAAGCCGGATCGCATTATCGCTCACGTCGATGGCGTACCGGTATTAACCAGCCAGTACGGCACTCTGAACGGGCAGTACGCGCTGCGTGTAGAACATTTAATTAACCCGATTTTGAATTCGCTGAATGAGGAACAGCCCGATGAATGA
- the fliN gene encoding flagellar motor switch protein FliN: protein MNDSNKPSDDAISADDLWAEAMGEQAAADSVSSGDSVFKSLESKDLGGSLQDIDLIMDIPVKLTVELGRTRMTIKELLRLTQGSVVALEGLAGEPLDILINGYLIAQGEVVVVNDKYGVRITDIITPSERMRRLSR from the coding sequence ATGAATGACAGTAATAAACCGTCCGATGATGCTATCTCTGCGGACGATCTGTGGGCTGAAGCGATGGGCGAACAGGCCGCAGCCGATAGCGTGTCATCCGGCGACAGCGTATTCAAATCGCTGGAGAGTAAAGATCTCGGCGGCTCGTTGCAGGATATCGATCTGATTATGGATATCCCGGTCAAGCTGACCGTGGAACTGGGCCGTACCAGGATGACCATTAAAGAGCTGCTGCGCCTGACGCAGGGTTCGGTAGTGGCGCTGGAAGGTCTGGCCGGTGAGCCGCTGGATATTCTGATTAACGGCTACCTGATCGCTCAGGGCGAAGTGGTGGTGGTGAACGATAAATATGGCGTGCGCATCACCGACATTATTACGCCCTCTGAACGTATGCGTCGTCTGAGCCGTTAA
- the fliO gene encoding flagellar biosynthetic protein FliO, translating into MNSYSQQPAASHAAPPTFSTGSALTQVSSVLALIVLLILACAWLMKRLGFAPKHVGGPQALNISASVQVGQRERVIIVNVDNARLVLGVTAQQITHLHTLPAQDPTQQEASPAAVTPDFRQLLQTLVKRPGKPQ; encoded by the coding sequence ATGAATAGCTATAGTCAGCAGCCCGCTGCTTCGCACGCCGCCCCGCCCACGTTTTCTACCGGCTCGGCGCTGACGCAGGTCAGCAGCGTGCTGGCGCTTATCGTGCTGCTGATCCTCGCCTGCGCCTGGCTGATGAAACGGCTGGGTTTTGCGCCGAAGCACGTCGGCGGCCCGCAGGCGTTGAACATCAGCGCCAGCGTGCAGGTAGGACAGCGCGAGCGCGTGATCATTGTTAACGTGGACAACGCCCGACTGGTGCTGGGCGTTACCGCGCAACAGATCACGCATCTGCATACGCTGCCAGCACAGGACCCCACACAACAGGAGGCATCGCCCGCTGCGGTGACGCCTGATTTCCGTCAGCTTTTACAGACGTTGGTAAAACGTCCCGGAAAACCGCAATGA
- the fliP gene encoding flagellar type III secretion system pore protein FliP (The bacterial flagellar biogenesis protein FliP forms a type III secretion system (T3SS)-type pore required for flagellar assembly.), with translation MRRLLPLLPLLLLTPAVHAQLPGLVTQPLPGGGQSWSLPVQTLVFITSLTFLPAILLMMTSFTRIIIVFGLLRNALGTPSAPPNQVLLGLSLFLTFFIMAPVFDKIYQDAYLPFSQDKISVDVALEKGAQPLREFMLRQTREADLALFARLANTAPIAGPEAVPMRILLPAYVTSELKTAFQIGFTVFIPFLIIDLVIASVLMALGMMMVPPATIALPFKLMLFVLVDGWQLLVGSLAQSFYS, from the coding sequence ATTCGTCGTCTGCTTCCGTTGCTGCCTCTGCTGCTGTTAACGCCAGCGGTACATGCTCAGCTGCCCGGTTTGGTAACACAGCCGCTGCCCGGCGGCGGGCAGAGCTGGTCGCTGCCCGTGCAGACGCTGGTATTTATCACCTCGCTAACGTTTTTACCCGCCATTCTGCTGATGATGACCAGCTTTACCCGCATCATCATCGTATTTGGCCTGCTGCGTAACGCGCTGGGGACACCCTCTGCGCCGCCCAATCAGGTACTGCTGGGGCTGTCGCTGTTCCTGACCTTTTTTATCATGGCTCCGGTGTTCGATAAGATTTATCAGGACGCTTATCTGCCGTTCAGTCAGGACAAAATTTCCGTGGATGTGGCGCTGGAAAAAGGCGCGCAGCCGCTGCGTGAATTTATGCTGCGCCAAACGCGTGAAGCAGATTTGGCACTGTTCGCCCGCCTTGCCAATACTGCGCCTATCGCCGGGCCGGAAGCAGTGCCGATGCGTATTCTGCTGCCCGCCTACGTTACCAGCGAGCTGAAAACCGCTTTTCAGATTGGCTTTACCGTCTTTATTCCGTTTTTGATTATCGATCTGGTTATCGCCAGCGTACTGATGGCGCTGGGAATGATGATGGTGCCACCGGCAACCATCGCCCTGCCGTTTAAAT